The Ponticoccus alexandrii genome has a segment encoding these proteins:
- a CDS encoding GntR family transcriptional regulator, with amino-acid sequence MAQGRVLHTNGVQSPKCIGRAGLAILYGLGYRKKQMYPVCQKAAGKNAMTQKSKTRDITHRIYEEVRDAIHNGEFAVGDRLTEVALAEKFGVSRTPIRDVIAKLEADGLLTNVPRRGLTITSLSHQQIGELYMMREVLEGATAHLAAYAGSDAEISTLRDLVTSEEACLGDRAALSVINKKFHRLLALAAHNRYLLAAIEQMSITMSLLPSLLTEGDRAQTAHAQHLQIVEALERRDPEAAEKAVRDHIRASHQHRLLLMLPGED; translated from the coding sequence GTGGCGCAGGGCCGGGTCCTGCACACGAACGGTGTCCAATCACCAAAGTGCATTGGCCGCGCCGGGCTCGCAATCCTCTATGGACTTGGATACAGAAAAAAACAAATGTATCCTGTCTGCCAGAAAGCCGCCGGAAAGAATGCAATGACACAGAAATCGAAGACGCGCGACATCACGCACCGCATTTACGAAGAGGTCCGCGACGCCATCCACAACGGCGAGTTTGCAGTCGGGGACCGGTTGACCGAGGTTGCCCTTGCCGAAAAGTTCGGTGTTTCCCGGACCCCCATCCGCGATGTGATCGCCAAGCTGGAGGCGGACGGCTTGCTGACCAATGTGCCGCGCCGCGGCCTGACCATCACAAGCCTGAGCCATCAGCAGATCGGCGAGTTGTACATGATGCGGGAAGTGCTCGAAGGGGCGACGGCGCATCTGGCCGCCTATGCCGGAAGCGATGCCGAGATTTCGACCCTGCGCGACCTCGTGACAAGCGAGGAGGCTTGCCTTGGAGACCGCGCAGCGCTGTCTGTCATCAACAAGAAGTTTCACCGCCTGCTCGCCCTCGCGGCCCACAACCGCTACCTGCTGGCCGCGATCGAACAGATGTCCATCACCATGTCGCTGCTTCCCAGCCTTCTGACCGAAGGCGACCGGGCGCAGACCGCGCATGCGCAGCACCTGCAAATTGTCGAGGCGCTGGAACGCCGCGATCCCGAAGCCGCCGAGAAGGCAGTACGGGATCACATCCGCGCGTCGCATCAGCACCGGCTTCTGCTCATGCTGCCCGGAGAGGACTGA
- a CDS encoding ABC transporter permease — translation MLLWITQRILQAIGVAFCMMVIVFFGLHAIGDPIQTLIPPEATFEDRARIIAELGLDQPIHLQFLYFVKGVLQGNLGNSYVFNEPAMDLIIERFPATLELAFCAVALSVVIGLPLGMIAGNRPDSTLSKIIMNGSILGFSLPLFWVAILLILVFGVTLGWLPSSGRGETVEVFGIRWSFLTLDGLRHIALPAFSLALFNIAMVLRLTEAGVREAKSSEYVKFARAKGLSPRRILLVHVLKNVLIPVVTVVGLDLGSTIAFSVVTETVFAWPGVGKIIIDSIAALDRPVIVSYLMLVVLLFVFINMVVDILYRVLDPRIALTEN, via the coding sequence ATGCTTCTCTGGATCACCCAGCGGATTCTACAGGCTATCGGTGTCGCGTTCTGCATGATGGTCATCGTCTTCTTCGGCCTGCATGCGATCGGCGACCCGATCCAGACCCTCATCCCGCCCGAGGCGACCTTCGAGGATCGCGCGCGCATCATCGCCGAGCTGGGACTGGACCAACCCATCCACCTGCAGTTCCTCTACTTCGTGAAGGGCGTGCTGCAAGGCAACCTCGGCAACAGCTACGTCTTCAACGAACCGGCCATGGACCTCATCATCGAGCGCTTCCCGGCCACGCTGGAGCTTGCCTTCTGCGCGGTGGCGCTGTCGGTCGTCATCGGCCTGCCACTGGGCATGATCGCGGGGAACCGTCCCGACAGCACGCTGTCCAAGATTATCATGAACGGGTCGATCCTCGGCTTCTCGCTTCCGCTGTTCTGGGTGGCGATCCTGCTGATCCTCGTCTTCGGCGTCACGCTGGGCTGGCTGCCGAGTTCGGGGCGGGGCGAGACAGTCGAGGTCTTCGGCATCCGCTGGTCCTTCCTGACGCTCGACGGCCTGCGCCACATCGCGCTTCCGGCCTTCAGCCTTGCGCTCTTCAACATCGCCATGGTGCTGCGGCTGACCGAGGCCGGCGTGCGCGAGGCGAAGTCGAGCGAATACGTGAAGTTCGCCCGTGCCAAGGGCCTGTCGCCGCGCCGCATCCTGCTGGTCCATGTGCTCAAGAACGTGCTGATCCCGGTCGTCACCGTGGTGGGCCTCGATCTGGGCAGCACCATTGCCTTCTCGGTGGTGACCGAGACCGTCTTCGCCTGGCCGGGTGTCGGCAAGATCATCATCGACAGCATCGCCGCGCTCGATCGGCCGGTGATCGTCTCCTACCTGATGCTGGTGGTGCTGCTGTTCGTCTTCATCAACATGGTCGTGGACATCCTTTACCGGGTGCTCGACCCCCGCATAGCGCTGACGGAAAACTGA
- a CDS encoding ABC transporter permease, whose translation MAASSSRSLPLDRAGQFFRDFARDRVAVFGLGMLIVVVLAAVFAPLIAPQDPYDLMHLDIMDGRLPPGSTSMAGETYLLGTDTQGRDMLSAILYGLRISLLVGLGAAGLAFVVGTFAGLLAAYVGGRFETLMMRLVDLQLSFPTILAAMLILVFLGKGVTNVVLAIVIVEWATYARTARGSALSVMRREYVEAARSLMMPTRVIILHHLLPNCMSPLIVLLTMQAARAIALEATLSFLGLGVPITEPSLGLLIANGFEFMLSGAYWISIFPGVALLITIYSINLVGDRLRRVLDPKATLR comes from the coding sequence ATGGCCGCATCCTCTTCAAGATCCCTGCCGCTGGACCGTGCCGGGCAGTTCTTCCGTGATTTCGCCCGCGACCGCGTGGCGGTCTTCGGACTGGGCATGCTGATCGTGGTGGTGCTGGCCGCCGTCTTCGCCCCGCTGATCGCGCCGCAGGACCCCTACGACCTGATGCACCTCGACATCATGGACGGGCGGTTGCCGCCCGGCAGCACCTCGATGGCGGGAGAAACTTACCTGCTGGGCACCGACACGCAGGGCCGCGACATGCTGTCTGCCATCCTCTACGGGTTGCGGATCTCGCTTCTGGTCGGGCTGGGGGCCGCAGGGCTGGCCTTTGTCGTGGGGACCTTCGCCGGGCTGCTGGCCGCCTATGTCGGCGGACGGTTCGAGACGCTGATGATGCGCCTCGTCGACCTGCAGCTTTCCTTCCCTACGATCCTTGCCGCCATGCTGATCCTCGTCTTCCTCGGCAAGGGCGTGACGAACGTCGTGCTGGCCATCGTGATCGTGGAATGGGCGACCTATGCCCGCACGGCGCGCGGCTCTGCCCTGTCGGTGATGCGGCGCGAATACGTCGAGGCGGCGCGCTCGCTGATGATGCCGACGCGGGTCATCATCCTGCACCACCTGCTGCCCAACTGCATGTCGCCGCTGATCGTGCTGCTGACCATGCAGGCCGCGCGGGCCATCGCGCTTGAGGCGACGCTCAGCTTCCTCGGACTGGGTGTGCCGATCACCGAGCCGTCGCTCGGGCTGCTGATCGCGAACGGCTTCGAGTTCATGCTGTCGGGGGCCTACTGGATCAGCATCTTTCCGGGCGTGGCGCTGCTGATCACGATCTATTCCATCAACCTCGTCGGAGACCGCCTGCGCCGCGTGCTCGACCCCAAAGCCACCCTGCGCTGA
- a CDS encoding ABC transporter ATP-binding protein: protein MTVPRLEIRDVSKVFTRKAGLVERLAVKAGMAKAPGAVHAVDRVSLSIGKGEIVGLVGESGCGKSTLGRVACGLLPQTEGAILHNGQSLAETSPVQRREMQLGTQMIFQDPSSSLNPRMRVREIVGQAPRVHRMAPSSEIPALVDRYLGLAGIDPEVKDRFPHQFSGGQRQRIGIARALAVNPDMLVCDESVAALDVSIQAQILNLFLDLREELGLTYLFISHDLSVVRHISDRVAVMYLGRLVEEAPSAEIFRNAQHPYTRALLEEIPELVPKRRSYGVIKGEIPSPLNPPTGCHFHPRCPFATERCRMEVPKLRDVAPGHRSACHLID from the coding sequence ATGACCGTACCGCGCCTTGAAATCCGCGACGTCAGCAAGGTCTTCACCCGCAAGGCGGGCCTCGTGGAGCGCCTTGCCGTCAAGGCCGGAATGGCCAAGGCCCCGGGGGCGGTCCATGCCGTCGACCGTGTCAGCCTGAGCATCGGCAAGGGTGAGATCGTCGGCCTCGTCGGGGAATCCGGCTGTGGCAAGTCCACCCTCGGTCGCGTGGCCTGCGGGCTCTTGCCCCAGACGGAGGGAGCGATCCTGCACAATGGCCAGTCGCTTGCAGAGACCTCGCCCGTGCAGCGCCGCGAGATGCAACTGGGCACGCAGATGATCTTTCAGGACCCCTCTTCCAGCCTGAATCCGCGGATGCGGGTGCGCGAGATCGTGGGGCAGGCGCCACGCGTCCACCGGATGGCTCCGAGTTCCGAGATCCCCGCGCTGGTCGACCGCTACCTCGGCCTTGCCGGCATCGACCCCGAGGTGAAGGACCGCTTTCCGCACCAGTTCTCGGGCGGGCAGCGCCAGCGCATCGGCATCGCCCGCGCGCTTGCGGTCAATCCCGACATGCTGGTCTGCGACGAAAGCGTGGCGGCGCTGGACGTGTCGATTCAGGCGCAGATCCTGAACCTTTTCCTCGACCTGCGCGAAGAACTGGGCCTGACCTATCTCTTCATCAGCCACGACCTGTCGGTGGTGCGCCACATCTCGGACCGCGTGGCGGTGATGTACCTCGGGCGCCTCGTCGAAGAGGCGCCGTCAGCCGAGATCTTCCGCAACGCACAGCACCCCTACACCCGCGCCCTGCTGGAAGAGATCCCCGAGCTCGTCCCCAAGCGGCGCAGCTACGGCGTGATCAAGGGAGAGATTCCCTCGCCGCTGAACCCGCCGACCGGCTGCCATTTCCACCCCCGCTGCCCCTTCGCGACAGAGCGGTGCCGGATGGAAGTGCCCAAGCTGCGGGATGTCGCGCCCGGGCATCGCAGCGCCTGCCACCTCATCGACTGA
- a CDS encoding ABC transporter ATP-binding protein, protein MLDIRNLCVAFDTTAGPVDVVRDVSFSVQRGEVMGLVGESGSGKSVTGFSIMGLIYPPGGVSGGQILFDGRDLRGLSEPDMRKLRGNRIAMIFQDPMMTLNPVLRVGVQMIETVRAHRACSRAEARERARDALGLVGIPSPEERLSAYPHEFSGGMRQRVAIAIALLHEPDLIIADEPTTALDVTIQAQILNVVQGLVRDKGMGLIWITHDLSVVAGLGDSIGVMYAGRIVEHGPVAQILGQPLHPYTRGLIGSLPGAATQGARLRQIPGTTPSVARMPEGCAFRPRCYAATDACLAEPPEDRHGETLLRCFHPQRGALQ, encoded by the coding sequence ATGCTGGACATTCGCAATCTCTGCGTGGCCTTCGACACCACCGCCGGCCCCGTGGACGTCGTCCGCGACGTCAGCTTCTCGGTGCAGCGCGGCGAGGTCATGGGGCTCGTCGGGGAATCGGGATCGGGAAAGTCCGTCACCGGGTTCTCGATCATGGGTCTGATCTACCCGCCGGGCGGGGTCTCGGGCGGACAGATCCTGTTCGACGGACGCGACCTGCGCGGCCTGTCGGAACCGGACATGCGCAAGCTGCGCGGCAACCGCATCGCCATGATCTTTCAGGATCCGATGATGACGCTGAACCCGGTCCTGCGGGTCGGCGTCCAGATGATCGAGACGGTGCGCGCCCACCGCGCCTGCAGCCGCGCAGAGGCACGGGAGCGTGCGCGGGATGCGCTGGGGCTGGTGGGCATTCCCAGCCCCGAGGAACGGCTCTCGGCCTATCCACACGAGTTTTCGGGCGGGATGCGGCAGCGGGTGGCCATTGCCATCGCGCTGCTGCACGAGCCGGACCTGATCATTGCCGACGAACCGACGACCGCGCTTGATGTCACGATTCAGGCGCAGATCCTGAACGTCGTGCAGGGGCTGGTCCGCGACAAGGGCATGGGGCTGATCTGGATCACCCACGATCTGTCGGTGGTGGCGGGTCTGGGGGACAGCATCGGCGTGATGTATGCCGGTCGCATCGTCGAACACGGACCGGTCGCGCAGATCCTCGGCCAGCCGCTGCATCCCTACACGCGCGGCCTGATTGGCAGCCTGCCCGGTGCCGCCACGCAGGGCGCGCGGCTGCGCCAGATCCCGGGCACGACGCCCTCTGTCGCGCGGATGCCCGAAGGTTGCGCGTTCCGTCCCCGCTGCTACGCCGCCACCGACGCCTGTCTTGCCGAGCCGCCCGAAGACCGTCACGGCGAGACCCTGCTGCGCTGCTTCCACCCCCAGAGAGGAGCCCTGCAATGA
- a CDS encoding MmgE/PrpD family protein — MSLSNELARRALALDPATFDPAALGFAREAIADMIGCALLGAPSATTQAALLSGVQGTGPCHVLGRHERLGRLDAAFVNGVSGHALDFDDTSKSLSGHPTVIIIPAILPIAETLGCSGREVLDAYVIGVEAATRFARGVNFAHYEKGWHPTATLGIFGAAVAASALLKLDEARMANAISMAASLASGIKANFGTDTKPLHAGLAARNGLFAALMAAEGVKAAPVALEHPQGFLEVFNGKGHYDAARMLDGWGDPLDLMNPGISIKKYACVYSVHAAIDAVIALHDGAVPDSAGVEDVVVRMHPRRLLPHVRNAATSALNAKFSLPYAVARGLVNGAVKLEHFEDSALSDPEVTRVMNLIRMEDMHDDFPDYGAEVVVRMADGTELRQSIESPLGRGPEAPLPMAMLEAKFLDCASRSLSAEGAAEVFALLMRLDRLGSIHELTTAISSATRPAQG, encoded by the coding sequence ATGTCACTTTCAAATGAGCTGGCCCGACGCGCGCTGGCGCTCGATCCGGCGACCTTCGATCCCGCGGCGCTGGGTTTCGCCCGCGAGGCCATCGCGGACATGATCGGATGCGCGCTGCTGGGCGCCCCGTCCGCCACCACGCAGGCCGCGCTTTTGTCCGGCGTTCAGGGCACCGGCCCCTGTCACGTGCTTGGCCGGCACGAGCGTCTGGGACGGCTGGACGCCGCCTTCGTGAACGGCGTGTCCGGCCATGCGCTTGATTTCGACGACACCAGCAAGTCGCTTTCGGGGCATCCGACCGTCATCATCATCCCGGCGATCCTGCCGATTGCCGAGACGCTGGGGTGCAGCGGGCGCGAGGTCCTCGACGCCTATGTGATCGGGGTAGAGGCCGCGACGCGTTTTGCGCGGGGCGTCAATTTCGCCCATTACGAGAAGGGCTGGCACCCGACCGCGACGCTGGGCATATTCGGTGCTGCCGTCGCCGCAAGCGCCCTGCTGAAGCTGGACGAGGCCCGCATGGCCAATGCGATTTCCATGGCGGCCTCGCTCGCCTCGGGGATCAAGGCCAACTTCGGGACCGACACCAAGCCGCTTCATGCCGGACTGGCCGCACGCAATGGCCTGTTCGCCGCGCTCATGGCTGCCGAAGGCGTCAAGGCCGCGCCCGTCGCGCTGGAACACCCGCAGGGCTTCCTCGAGGTGTTCAACGGCAAGGGCCATTACGACGCGGCGCGGATGCTGGACGGTTGGGGCGATCCGCTCGACCTGATGAACCCCGGCATTTCGATCAAGAAATACGCCTGCGTCTACAGCGTTCACGCAGCCATCGACGCGGTGATCGCGCTGCACGACGGGGCCGTGCCCGACAGCGCAGGCGTCGAGGACGTGGTGGTGCGCATGCATCCGCGCCGCCTGCTGCCGCATGTCCGCAACGCCGCCACCAGCGCGCTCAACGCCAAGTTCAGCCTGCCCTACGCGGTGGCGCGGGGTCTGGTGAACGGCGCCGTCAAGCTGGAGCATTTCGAGGACAGCGCCCTGTCCGACCCCGAGGTGACGCGGGTGATGAACCTGATCCGCATGGAAGACATGCACGACGACTTCCCCGACTACGGCGCCGAGGTGGTCGTGCGCATGGCCGATGGCACAGAACTCCGCCAGAGCATCGAAAGCCCGCTGGGACGCGGCCCCGAGGCGCCGCTGCCCATGGCGATGCTCGAAGCCAAGTTCCTCGACTGCGCCAGCCGCAGCCTCAGCGCCGAGGGCGCCGCAGAGGTCTTTGCCCTGCTGATGCGGCTCGACCGGCTGGGCAGCATCCACGAGCTGACCACCGCCATTTCCTCCGCCACCCGTCCGGCACAAGGATAA
- a CDS encoding MmgE/PrpD family protein, translated as MSFAKTLSEKALGLSIDTLPSEAVHISLRAVADTIGVALAGCSTPYLRSLETVLEIDTAPGAATLWGAGGRKASVLHAAMINGVAAHALDFDDCSTTMGGHPSAPVVPAVLALAETEGATAAEMIEAYITGVEVETRLARGLLPHHYEKGWHPTATLGVFGAAAASARLLKFDADGMANTLAMAVSMASGLKSNFGTPVKPMHVGQAAHNGLLAALLTRKGMTANPEAFEHNYGFFNLFNGAGTYDADAILDGWDGPLELLDPGIAIKQHPCCGSAHSAIDAALALVDEHGLFAPEEIRSVETRTHERRLAHTNRPEPKSGLDAKFSVQFLTAKALTSGRIRLGDFADDAFLTPDVAKILPHVRSDAHREDDAYRGEVSVTMKNGSVRSAAASTKFGRGPTNPMSDETLREKFVDCASDVLGRSGADAAFTACLGLKPRDRLTDLMHRVAGPDAVKGQ; from the coding sequence ATGAGTTTCGCGAAGACACTGTCCGAAAAGGCGCTTGGCCTGTCGATCGACACCCTGCCGTCCGAGGCGGTCCATATCTCGCTGCGCGCGGTCGCCGACACGATCGGCGTGGCGCTGGCCGGGTGCTCGACCCCCTACCTGCGGTCGCTTGAAACCGTACTCGAGATAGACACCGCGCCGGGCGCGGCCACGCTCTGGGGCGCGGGCGGGCGCAAGGCCTCCGTGCTGCATGCGGCGATGATCAACGGGGTTGCCGCCCACGCGCTGGATTTCGACGACTGCTCGACCACCATGGGCGGGCATCCTTCCGCGCCGGTCGTCCCGGCGGTTCTGGCCTTGGCCGAGACCGAAGGCGCGACGGCAGCGGAGATGATCGAAGCCTACATCACCGGCGTCGAGGTCGAGACGCGGCTGGCCCGCGGACTGCTGCCACATCACTACGAGAAAGGCTGGCATCCGACCGCGACGCTGGGCGTCTTTGGCGCAGCTGCGGCCTCTGCGCGGCTGCTGAAGTTCGACGCAGACGGCATGGCCAACACGCTGGCGATGGCGGTCTCGATGGCTTCGGGGCTGAAGTCGAACTTCGGCACCCCGGTCAAGCCGATGCATGTCGGACAGGCCGCGCACAACGGCCTGCTGGCCGCGCTGCTCACCCGGAAGGGCATGACCGCCAATCCCGAGGCCTTCGAACACAACTACGGCTTCTTCAACCTGTTCAACGGCGCGGGAACCTATGACGCCGACGCCATCCTCGACGGCTGGGACGGGCCGCTGGAACTGCTGGATCCCGGCATCGCGATCAAGCAGCACCCCTGCTGCGGCAGCGCGCATTCGGCCATCGACGCGGCCTTGGCGCTGGTCGACGAGCACGGGCTCTTCGCGCCGGAGGAGATCCGGTCCGTCGAGACGCGCACCCACGAGCGGCGGCTGGCCCATACCAACCGCCCGGAACCGAAGTCCGGCCTCGACGCCAAGTTCTCAGTGCAGTTCCTGACCGCCAAGGCGCTGACCTCGGGCCGGATCCGGCTGGGCGACTTCGCGGACGATGCCTTCCTGACGCCGGATGTGGCGAAAATCCTGCCCCATGTCCGCTCGGACGCGCATCGCGAGGACGACGCGTACCGGGGCGAGGTTTCGGTAACCATGAAGAACGGCAGCGTCCGTTCGGCTGCGGCCTCGACCAAATTCGGACGCGGCCCCACCAACCCGATGAGCGACGAGACCCTTCGCGAGAAATTCGTCGATTGCGCCAGCGATGTGCTGGGGCGCTCAGGGGCCGATGCGGCCTTCACCGCCTGCCTCGGACTGAAGCCCCGGGACCGGCTGACGGATCTCATGCACCGGGTCGCGGGGCCCGACGCCGTTAAGGGGCAGTAA
- a CDS encoding LysR family transcriptional regulator translates to MLSSLNAVDLNLLKVLNAIATKGQLTAAGEMIGLSQPAMSHALKRLRAIFDDELFHRTSSGLQMTGTCQRIMPSVRKIVTECEHVFVTGGVFNPATNAQVFRIGMNDYFSVVLLPPLILRVRELAPNCQIEVLHTPRIGTNARSQNRIIVQDYLDDGIIDVAVMTADKVAPRFVCQPLFDEDRVCLISAKNPASQGPLTMERFLSLGHVKVSSDPKRRGWVDEKLDSMGLERQIVATVPHFSSAVSIVAQSDLVTIMPASVARLFEASHDLVLHGPPFSIERQATSMIWLRSKQEDSAQKWLRDQIQHCFELDPEAQEAAR, encoded by the coding sequence ATGCTGTCTTCCCTGAATGCCGTCGACCTGAACCTGCTCAAGGTCCTCAATGCCATCGCGACCAAGGGCCAGCTTACCGCCGCCGGAGAGATGATCGGTCTCTCGCAACCGGCGATGAGCCATGCGCTCAAGCGGCTGCGTGCCATCTTTGACGACGAGCTGTTCCACCGCACCTCCTCGGGCCTGCAGATGACCGGCACCTGCCAGCGCATCATGCCGAGCGTGCGCAAGATCGTCACCGAATGCGAACATGTCTTCGTCACGGGTGGCGTGTTCAATCCGGCTACGAATGCGCAGGTCTTCCGCATCGGCATGAACGATTATTTTTCCGTGGTCCTGCTGCCGCCGCTGATCCTGCGGGTGCGCGAACTGGCGCCGAACTGCCAGATCGAAGTGCTGCACACGCCACGGATCGGCACCAACGCCCGGTCACAGAACCGCATCATCGTGCAGGATTACCTCGATGACGGAATCATCGACGTGGCGGTGATGACAGCCGACAAGGTCGCGCCCCGCTTTGTCTGCCAGCCGCTCTTCGACGAAGACCGGGTCTGCCTGATCTCGGCGAAGAACCCGGCGAGCCAAGGCCCCCTCACGATGGAGCGCTTCCTTTCGCTCGGTCACGTCAAGGTCAGTTCGGACCCCAAGCGCCGGGGCTGGGTCGACGAGAAGCTGGATTCTATGGGGCTGGAACGGCAGATCGTCGCCACCGTTCCGCATTTTTCCTCTGCGGTGTCCATCGTGGCGCAAAGCGATCTCGTCACGATCATGCCGGCCAGCGTCGCGCGGCTGTTCGAGGCCTCGCACGATCTGGTGCTTCACGGCCCGCCCTTTTCGATCGAACGGCAGGCCACCAGCATGATCTGGTTACGCAGCAAGCAGGAGGACAGTGCGCAGAAGTGGCTGCGTGACCAGATCCAGCACTGTTTCGAGCTGGACCCGGAGGCGCAGGAGGCAGCGCGTTAG
- a CDS encoding glutathione S-transferase family protein, protein MITVYGRRNSSNCAKVFWLLDALDQPFTLVPAGRGAEARDPEAVRRLSPTGTVPLVLIGEAVVWESNAVLRCLASSAPASPLWPADAARRGAIDSWMDWASLSLTPPLGRLRKVRAAGQAADAEATVQAFSLLDRHLAGRDYLVGETLTLADIAIAPAVFRWRLWEGSAQDTLPDLPNLLAYRENLRTHAGYRQHVEDALT, encoded by the coding sequence ATGATCACGGTCTACGGACGCCGCAACTCTTCGAACTGCGCCAAGGTCTTCTGGCTGCTGGACGCCTTGGATCAACCCTTCACGCTGGTACCGGCGGGCCGGGGCGCCGAGGCGCGCGATCCAGAGGCGGTGCGGCGGCTCTCGCCCACCGGCACCGTCCCGCTCGTGCTGATCGGCGAAGCAGTCGTCTGGGAATCGAACGCTGTCCTGCGCTGCCTCGCCTCCTCCGCGCCCGCCAGCCCGCTCTGGCCCGCGGACGCGGCACGGCGCGGCGCCATCGACAGCTGGATGGACTGGGCGTCGCTCTCCCTGACACCGCCGCTGGGCCGCCTGCGAAAGGTCCGTGCGGCCGGTCAGGCCGCCGATGCAGAGGCGACGGTGCAGGCCTTCAGCCTGCTCGACCGGCACCTCGCAGGCCGGGACTATCTGGTCGGCGAGACCCTGACACTGGCAGACATCGCCATCGCGCCAGCCGTCTTTCGCTGGCGCCTGTGGGAGGGTTCCGCTCAGGACACCCTGCCCGACCTGCCGAACCTCCTGGCCTACCGCGAGAACCTGCGCACCCACGCAGGCTATCGCCAGCATGTGGAAGACGCGCTGACCTGA
- a CDS encoding serine hydrolase domain-containing protein, translating to MTMTHPTCVVPGPHWTDCSDPAAHGVTPTVRKAATAALDALQTTSFTAVVGGEQVFEYGDTSEVSYLASTRKSILSMLYGKYVEAGVIDLNATIADLGIDEARGLLPIEKTATLRDLLITSSGVYYPAGSPGGDMTGVPERGSKTPGRFFHYNNWDFNVLGAVFEELTGTSVHDAFARELAEPLGLQDFDRARQRMLGYGDKSRYLAYHFFLSGRDMARLGLLMVRNGRWGDQQLISPEWVRESTSMHVAVRDMARPKPRVAGYSYLWWLPRVPEGKLHWQGAFVAAGHFGQFILGVPALDMVFVNRRAVTDEQAIGRNQGTFTEELPTVTMEEFLGVCDLFIDAHTA from the coding sequence ATGACCATGACACACCCGACCTGCGTCGTCCCCGGCCCGCATTGGACCGACTGCTCCGATCCGGCGGCTCACGGCGTGACCCCGACCGTTCGAAAGGCGGCCACGGCAGCGCTGGACGCACTTCAGACGACGTCCTTCACCGCCGTGGTCGGAGGGGAGCAGGTCTTTGAATACGGGGACACCAGCGAGGTCAGCTATCTCGCATCGACGCGCAAGAGCATCCTGTCGATGCTCTACGGCAAGTATGTCGAAGCCGGGGTGATCGACCTCAACGCGACCATTGCCGATCTGGGGATCGACGAGGCGCGGGGCCTGTTGCCGATCGAGAAGACGGCCACGCTGCGCGACCTGCTGATCACCAGCTCGGGCGTCTATTACCCGGCAGGCAGCCCGGGCGGCGACATGACCGGCGTGCCCGAGCGCGGCAGCAAGACGCCGGGCCGCTTCTTCCATTACAACAACTGGGATTTCAACGTGCTGGGCGCGGTCTTCGAAGAGCTGACCGGCACCTCGGTTCACGATGCCTTTGCGCGCGAACTGGCCGAGCCGCTTGGCCTTCAGGACTTCGACCGCGCGCGCCAGCGGATGCTGGGATACGGCGACAAGTCCCGTTACCTCGCCTACCACTTCTTCCTCTCGGGTCGCGACATGGCGCGGTTGGGCCTTCTGATGGTCCGCAACGGGCGCTGGGGCGACCAACAGCTGATCTCTCCGGAATGGGTGCGTGAAAGCACCAGCATGCATGTGGCCGTGCGGGACATGGCGCGCCCGAAGCCGCGTGTCGCGGGCTACAGCTACCTCTGGTGGCTGCCGCGCGTGCCCGAGGGCAAGCTGCACTGGCAGGGCGCCTTCGTCGCGGCGGGCCATTTCGGACAATTCATCCTTGGCGTGCCTGCGCTGGACATGGTTTTCGTCAACCGCCGCGCCGTGACGGACGAGCAGGCCATCGGCCGCAATCAGGGCACCTTCACCGAAGAGCTGCCGACGGTCACGATGGAAGAGTTCCTCGGCGTCTGCGACCTCTTCATCGACGCGCACACCGCCTAA